The DNA segment CAATTGACTTCTCAGTTTTTGGCTTTCGATCTGGGCCAAATTCTCTTCCATATTTTTTAAATAACAATAGTTTAAAGCTTTCTGAAGCGTTTTGAGAAAAATGTCCGGATAGATAGGTTTTAATATGTAGTCAAAGACGCCTAACTTCATGATCTCGATGATTTTCTCTGAACTATCAATAGCCGTCTGAACCAACACCACTGCGTTGGGATAATTTTCTCTGAGTTTGTTTAAAAAAGCGGCCCCGTCCATTACGGGCATCATCAAATCCAAAATAAAAAGCGAATATTCCCGAGTTTCTATTTTTTTCAAAGCCTCCGCTCCGTTAGGCGCAACTTCGTGTTTTACGCCGAGTTCGTCGCAAAGACTTTCCAAAAGAATGCTATTTTCCTGTTTATCCTCAATGATCAAAACGGGATCGTTCGGAATTCTATGAAGAGTATTATGTTTCTTTTTCAACTCTACTTCCAAGGGCTCTCTCCTTTTGAATTTCAATGAGTATTGATTTTAATTTATCCAGTGAAAAGGGGTTCTGAATCGTATAATCCGGAAAAAAAGGAAGCAGATTCTCTCGAAAAGGGAGAGGAATGTCTGCAGTTTCCAAAAGAACTAAACTACGATTTTTAGGAACCTCTTGGAGCCAGTTCCGCAAAGACTGGACCTCCTCTGTTTCTTCCCACAAAAGAAGTGAATCATATAGCAAAATGGTGTAAGAATCGAGTTTTTTTTGTCCATTTTTATAAAAATCTTTCATATTCTGAATTGAAATATATCTTTGAGACTGATTTTGAAAGTAACGGACGACCGCTGTGTCATAGATTCTGTCCTTGACCGCGATTAAAATAGGAGATGTGAGTAGTTCGACCGGATACGGGCGTTCCACCTCCATGATCTGCGCTGTTTCGAAAGAGGCTGTTCGGGATTCCGCAGCCGGATTTGGAAGCAGAATCGAAAATTTACTTCCTTTACCAGAGCTACTCTCTACCCGAATCGAGCCTTGATGCGCATCGACGATTTTTTTTACGATTGAAAGCCCTAATCCGCTTCCCTCAAAAGCCCCCCGGTTTTCTCCTTTGATCTGATAGAAAGTTTCAAAAATTTTCTGAGTTTCTTCCTCCGGAATTCCAATTCCCGAATCCTGAACCGAAAATTCAAAATCTCCTTCTGCGACCCTTTGCAAAAAAACGGTTACATCTCCCGGAGGTTTCGTAAATTTAATTGAATTCCCCAAAAGATTAAGAAGAACCTGTCTGATTCGTTTCGAATCCGCATGGATTTCAAAATCGCCGTCCTCCGGAATCGTTTGAAATCCGATTCGAATTCGTTTAGTAATCGCTTCTCCGGAAATCATTTGAATGGAAGTGGAAATTAATTCCTTCAGATCGAAGTCCGAACGATTGAGAACCAGTTTTCCCGCTTCGATCCTAGATAGATCCAGAATATCGTTGATGATATTCAATAGATGAACACCGGAATGAAAGATCAGATCCTTATACTGATTTTCCCGCTCCATTTCTTTGGGAAGATGCATGAGTTTTGAAAACCCTATTATGGAATTTAACGGAGTTCTGAGTTCGTGACTCATGTTTGCTAAAAATTCTGACTTTGCGCGACTCGCTTTTTCGGCTTTTTCTTTTTGTAAAATCAATTCTTCCGTTCTATGATTTACCAAGACCTCGAGTTTTTCTCTATGTATTTTCAATTCTTCTAATATATTTTTTCTTTCCAAAAAAACACTGATCAAATCGATAAAAGTTCGGATCGTAAAAATTTCCTCTTTTACCACTTGGGTGGTTTTAAAGTTTTCAAATCCGGCAAAACCAAACCATCGATTGCTTACAAAGAGAGGAATCAGTGTGATCGAACGGATTTTTCTTTTTTCAAAAAACGTTCTTTCGCTTTCTGAAAAATCCAATTCATTCCCTTGTAAATATCCTCCCGATAAAAATATTTTTTTCCATCGAATATGATCTTCGTTGTAAGAAATTTTTTTGATCATTTCCACCTTTGAAGAATCGCGAGACGGATCAAGAACTTCCAGATAAAGATCCGCCGAATTTTCATCAGGAGAATTTTGAAATAGATAGAGTCTTTCGGAATCTACAAACACCAAAAACTGTTCCATCGCATATTTTAGAATTTTGAGTTCCGTCGAAGTGGAGAGCAATATCTGAGTGGCAGCGGTAATTCCCATTTCCAGGCGAAGACGCCTGGTTGCAAATTCTCCTTTTTTAACTTTTTCGGTGATATCTCTTTGAATCGAAATATAATAGATCGGCTTTCCTTGAAGATCGCGAATCGCAGATATATGCAATTCCACGTTGTATGAGGTTCCGTCTTTTTTATAATTGACCGTTTCCCCGAAAAAATTCCCTCCTTGGGAAAGAGATTTCCTTAAATCCTGTATCAACGTACGCTGTGTGAGAGGACCTTGCAGGATTCGAGGCGTTTTGCCGATCAATTCGGGCAACTCGTATCCTGTCATTTTGCAAAACGCAGGATTGGCAAAAATAATCGTAGGTCCCGGATACTCCAAATTCGCATCGGTCACTAAAATAGAATCTGAAACCTGATTTACAAGAATCTCATACAGTTCTTTTGAATGTTCCAAATCTTTCAGATCTCGTCCCACGGACCGACAAATTCTCTAATTTTATAAAAAGATCAATCCTTTTCTTTTTAATATATCTTAAGGAAGATATTCAAAAAGTAAAAAGTTCTATATTATAAACTCGGAATAGTATACAACAAGGGAAAAACAGGGTTAAAAGAGATCGATTTTAATAAAAAAACTTAATTTAGCGCGAAAGAATCGATTTTTAAGTCTCTATTGATTTATCAAAACGAAAAGGAAAGTAAAACAAATAAATCATTCTATGTCACATAAGAAACGATCGACTATGCGAGCAAATTCGAAGGAAGTTTAAAGTTCATGGAATCCTCTCTGGAACCAGGAAACAATTCTACATTCGCATTCGGATAGAAGGTTTTTAATTTTGAAATGATCTCATCCACAAGAACCTGAGGGGTAGAAGCTCCTGCTGTCAGACCTAAAATTTGAATCTTATTATTTTGAATGTAGTCTTTGGAAAGATCGTCGGCTCCGGTTACTTTAAAGGAATGAGGTTTTGATTTTTGGGCGAGCTGCAAAAGTCTCAAAGAATTGGAACTATTATCAGCACCGATCACAAGCATCGCGTCTATGATATCCATCATCTGGGATACCGCTTCTTGTCTTTCGGTGGTCGCATAACAAATATCATCCTTTGCTGGATGTTCCACAAATGGAAACGTATTTGAAATCTGATCGACAACACTTCTTGTATCCGCCACAGAAAGGGTGGTCTGCATCAAATACGTCAACGGCTTGTCCGGATTGATCTTATTTTTGAGTGCGACTACGTCTTCTGGAGATTCTACCAAGAACATTTCTGCTTCGCCCATAGTTCCAATCGCCTCGTCGTGTCCCTCATGGCCGATATAAATGATTTGATGTGTATCCCGGATCTTTCTCGCCTTTCTGTGTACTCTTGTCACCAAAGGACAAGTCGCATCTCCGATCTTCATTCCTCGATTTTTTGCGGCCTCTACTACGGAAGGGGCAACCCCGTGAGCTGAAAATACAACCGTGGCTCCGTCCGGAGCTTCGTCGAGGTCGTTGATAAATAAAATTCCTCTTTTTTTCATGTCTTCCACAACTCTTCGATTGTGAACGATCTCTTTGCGAACGTAGATCTGTTCCGCTGCATTAGCCTGAACCTGTTCCACGTAAGAAATCGCATATTTCACGCCGGCGCAAAATCCTCTGGGATTGGCTAAATAGATTTTTTCTAACATGATCACTCCGTTCGAGTACCATTCTCCGAAACTGAGTTTGTTAAAGAATCAAAAAACTGTCACGAGAAACCGTTTTTCCACGACAGGAAAGGAAGAGGCGAAACACTTTTTGCTCCTTATATCGATCGCGTTTCAAGAGACATAGGGAACAAGCGCGGGAAGGCGTTTTTTATCTTAAAGTCTTATAAAAAAGACCGTTATCGGATTTCACGGAAGGGTCGATTGATTCTTTGAAAAGGTCAAGGAAGACCTTTGAAAAATCATTACCCCTAAGTTAGGGAATCGGATTCAAGGAGGAACCGAATGATTATCAACCATAATATCAGTGCCATTTTCGCGCACAGAACGTTGAAGTTCAATAGCGAAAACATGGGTAAGGACATTGAGAAATTGTCCTCCGGAATGAGAATCAACCGCGCTGGCGATGATGCTTCCGGTCTTGCAGTGTCCGAAAAAATGAGAACCCAAATTTTGGGTCTCAGAAGAGCGGAAATGAACACTGAAGATGGTATGTCTCTAATCCAGACTACTGAAGGATATCTCCAGGAAACTCATGAGATCGTTCAGAGAATCCGGGTTCTGGCTGTCCAAGCTGCAAACGGTATTTATACCGAAGAAGACAGACAACAGATCCAGGTGGAAGTTTCCCAGTTGGTCGATGAGATCGACCGGATCGCTTCTCAAGCCGAATTCAATAAAATGAAACTCCTTACAGGAGCTTTTGCAAGGTTGAATCCGACTGCGAGTATGTGGTTCCATATGGGTGCAAACATGCACCAGAGAGAAAGAGTTTACATTGAAACGATGAATACGGCGGCATTGGGTCTTAGAAACCCGACCGTTTTAACGTTTATTTCTCTTTCTACTGCAGGTAAGGCTAACTCGGTGATCGGACTGGCTGACGACGCGCTTCGTTCCATCTCTAAACAGAGAGCGGACTTGGGTGCGTATTACAACCGTCTGGAACACGCCGCTAAGGGTCTCATGAACGCTTATGAGAACATCCAGGCTGCGGAATCCAGAATCCGTGACACCGATATGGCCGAACAAATGACCAGCTTTACGCGTTATCAGATCCTGACTCAGGCTGCTACCGCAATGCTGGCCCAGGCCAATATGAAACCGCAAACGGTTCTCCAGTTACTGAAGTAACCGTTTCTTCCGGCTGAAAGACTTTAATTTCAGCCGGAAGAGTTAAGCAATCGCCGGAAAAGAACGATATCTAAAATGGATTTATAATTCCCGTTATAAATCGCCGTACGACTCTGAAGCCCGGGTATTCGATAAGAATCTCCGGGCTTTTTTTCATTCCAAATCGAAAACTCCGAAGTCAAAGAAACAAGATGATAGGAACGATTCGTAAATGGAGTGGGGGACTTTTCCTTTTGGGAATCGGATTCAATCTCTTCTGCGTTTCTTCGATGAATTTTTCCGGAATCTGTCCCGTTGGAATGCCGGGTTTCTCTAAGACCGTTTCCGAACAATCGCTTCCACCTTGTCATGAAGAATCTCCCAATTCGACTTCTTCCGAATCTTCGGCGCCTTGTTGTTCTTCGGAGATCTTAAAGGTCGATTCGGTCGTTGAATTTCGTTTCAAAGTTCAAAAACTTTTTCAATCGAATGAAATCCTGATTTTATTTTTCTTTCCTATGGAATGGACTTTTAATTCGATAGATTTACTTATAGGTCTCCATCGCGACCAAAATTTTTCTCTTTCCGATTTTAAAACCCCCCGGTCCTTTCTTCAAGTTTTCAGAATCTAATCCGACTCATTCTTCTTTTTTATAAAAAATTAGGAGGAACCTATGAGTTCTCTACAGATTTATCTTATCATTCTTCTATTCTATTTTTCCTTTCCGATCATTGGAGAAGGAAAAGACGTGCACTCAGTTTTGGAACTGATTGCAAAAGAACACCCCGAGGCAAAGTCCCTCGGACATTTGACACACTCGCATCAATCGCATACGGAAGCCTCTGGAATTCTTCCAGATCCTAGGATCGGTGTCGCCTACCGTAACTTTCCTACCCGAAACGGTTACGCTCTCAACGACAGACCTTTGGATACTCCGACGATGACGGGAGTCGAGGTTTCTCTTTCTCAAGAATTTCCGTTTCCGGGAAAGTTAGGATCCGAACAAAAAATTTCTAAATACATGGAGAAAGAAGCGGGCTTTAGTTATCTTTCCGGGATCAATCGGCTTTTGGGAGATCTTCTCTCCAAACTCAATCAATATCAAAGACTTCAGAACAAAAAAATCTTAAACGGAAAGATTGTGCAAATTCTTTCGGCGCAGAAGAATATTTCGGAAAGTTACTATTCTTCCGGAAATATTTCCCTCGCAGGAAGCCTCAAAGCCACGGTCGCCAAAACCGAATCCTTTGAAAAAGAGACCGAATACGATACGAATCTAAAAGACCTTTCATCCCAGTTGGGTTACTTTCAAATCGAAGAGAAACTTACCTTTTCCGATCTTTCTTCTCTGAATCTCGAAGAATACTTTCAGAAAAACGAATTTAGAATTCTGGGTTTGCAGGGCTCTTTAGAATCCTTTGCGACCGAAAATCCGGAATACAAATCTTTTCTTACGATTGAAAAAAGACTCAAAGAATCCGCGAAGCTGAGCAAACTTTCCCTCCTCCCGGAGACGGAAGTTTTTGTTTCGTATATGAACCGGAGAAACCAAAACTTCGCGATCGATCGTGGTCCTCTGGACTATCGTGTGATGGATACGACCGAATACAGAGGGGACCTCTTTAGTTTCGGAATCAATGTAAGAATTCCCGTTTGGTCCGCTCTCAAATGGCAAAGTATTACGGGTCAGTATGAAAGAGAAGCGGACGCCGGAAAAGAATCTGCGGAAAAAGTCAAGAGTCAGGTGATCTCGGAGTTACATCGTAACGTTGAACTCATTCGCGGTTACGAAAAACAAATCGAAATTCTTCAAAAAAAATTGATTCCGGAATTGGAAAGAGTGGTCCGCGCCAACGCATCCTTGTATGTCCCGGGAAAGGCGAGTCCGCAGGATATTCTCATAACTCAAGTGGAAGTCATCAACGCTCAGATTCGTAAAGAGGATTTGATCGAAAGAAAAAACGAATCCATTCTAAACGTACTTCGAATCCTGAGTCAAATTTACACCGACCCGCGCGAAGGTTCCCATCTCGGTCACGAAAACAAAGGAGCCCGTCTATGAAATTCCCGTTTCGTCTAACAATCTCTATTTTTCTGCTTTCGGTTTTTGTTTGGAATTGTACAAAGGAAAAGGAAATTTATTATTGCCCGATGCATCCGACCTATACTTCCGATCGTCCGGGTACCTGTCCGATCTGCAATATGGATCTCGTAAAAAAAGATCACGAAGAACACAATTCAAGTTTTGCCTCGGGATCGAATACGATGAATCCTTCGGATACGACGAAAAAGGTTTCCACTCCTCAAGAAACCGATTCCCAGAAATCAAAGAACGTTTTGGAGGATGTTTCTTCCAACCGGGAACTTTTTCTTTCCTTGGAAAAACAACAGTCGATAGGAATCAAAACGGATTCTGTGCTGAGGCGCAATCTTACAAAAAAAATTTCGGCCTATTCTTCGGTTGCTTATGATCCGGAATTGTATACGGCTATAATCGAATATCGGGAAATGCTCCGTTCTCGTGAATTTTTCCCCGATACCGGATCCTCACTCGGAGGTCAGAATCTTCAGATTCGTTTGAGACAGTTGGGGCTTTCCACGGATCAAATCCGACTTTGGACCTCAGGTAAAAGAGATCCTTCCGAACTCATCTTGGGGGGGAAGTCGGGACGATCTCATATCTATTCTCAAATCTATGAATCCGATTTTTCTTCGGTTCATGTCGGTTTAAAAATTTTATTCAAAACCAACGTCTATCCGGATACAACTTTTCACGGAACGATTCGAAGTATAGATACAATCCTGGATAAAAACACCCGAACCCTTCGTCTGCGAAGCGAGGTCGAGGATAAACAACAAAAACTCAAACCTCAGATGTTCGGGAATTTGGAAATTCAAATTCCTCTAAAACAAACTCTGAGCGTGCCGACTTCCTCGATTCTGGATACCGGTGCCTATAAGATCGTTTACGTACAAACCGGACCGGATCGTTTTTTGGCGACTTCCGTGAAAACCGGTTTAAACATCGGAGACTGGACTGAAATCAAGGAAGGGCTGAAAGAAGGGGAAAGAGTTGTCTCCGAGTCCACTTTCCTGATCGACTCTGAAGCAAGGATCCGTTTCGGCTCCGCCCTACATACTCACTGAGGTGGTCATGATTCAGAATATAATTCGTTTTTCAGTAAATCATAAATTTCTAATTCTTTTGATTACGATCGGACTACTTCTTGGATCCGTCGTTTCCTTAAAGAATATTCCCCTGGACGCGATTCCGGATCTTTCCGATACTCAGGTGATCGTCTATTCCCGTTGGGATCGAAGCCCGGACATCTTAGAAGACCAAGTAACTTATCCGATCATCACTTCTCTTTTGGGAGCTCCTAAAATCAAAGCGGTTCGCGGCTTTTCCGATTTCGGTTATTCCTATGTCTATGTGATCTTTCAGGATGGAACTGATATCTATTGGGCAAGATCCAGAGTTCTCGAGTATCTAACGAGAATTCAATCCAATCTTCCCGCTGGAGTGAAGGTAGAATTGGGTCCGGACGCGAGTTCGGTCGGTTGGGTCTATCAGTATGCTCTTTCGGATACTACCGGAAATTCTTCTCTTTCCGATCTAAGAACCTTTCAGGACTTTAAACTCAGATATTTGCTCAACGCGGTGCCTGGAGTTTCCGAAGTTGCTTCGATCGGAGGTTTTAAAAAACAGTACCAGATCACTCTACAACCAAACGATTTACGTTCCTATAATATAGATTTCGAAACCTTGGTTCGAAAAATCCGGGAAAGTAACCAAGAAACCGGGGGAAGGCTCGTCGAACTTTCCGGGGCTGAATTTATGGTTCGCGGAAGGGGTTATCTTTCTTCCTTGGAAGACATCGAAAATATATCATTAGGAAGCGATCTCAATGGAACACCGATCCTTGTAAAAAACGTAGCTACCGTTTCCTTGGGTCCTGATATCAGAAGAGGAATCGTGGATCTTAACGGAGAAGGTGATGTCGTCGCCGGAACTATCGTAATGCGACACGGTGAAAACGCGTTAAACGTCATCGAACGTCTCAAAACAAAAATAGAATCGATTCGAAAAAATCTGCCGAGTGGAACGGAATTAATAACCACCTACGATCGATCGGAGTTGATTCAAAACGCGATTTCCACGCTTCGATGGAAGCTGATCGAAGAGATGTTGATCGTATCTGCTGTGATTCTTTTGTTTCTCTGGCATTTTCCATCCGCGATCATTCCGATTCTTACGATTCCGATCAGCGTTTTGATCACTTTTATTCCGATGTATCTATTGGATATCAACGCCAATCTCATGTCCCTTTCCGGAATGGCGATTTCCATCGGAGTTCTTGTGGACGGGGCCATTGTAGAGGTCGAAAACGCGTATAAGAAATTAGAAGAATGGGAAACTTCGGGAAGGATCGGAGATTATCACCAAGTCCGATTGGAAGCGCTCTTGGAAGTCGGCCCGTCCGTTTTCTTTTCCTTACTCGTCATAGCGGTCGCATTTTTCCCCGTATTCGCGCTTGTCGATCAGGAAGGAAGGTTATTTAAACCTTTGGCATATTCAAAAAACATTGCAATGGCGGTCGCCGCGTTGCTCGCGATTACACTCGACCCCGCGTTTCGGATGCTTTTTACTAGGATGGATCCTTTTGTATTCAAAAACGCACTCCTATCCAAACTCGCAACAGGCCTTTTGGTAGGTAAATATTATCCCGAGGAAAAACATCCGGTCAGTAAAATTCTTTTCCGATTTTATGGACCTGCCTGTCGTTGGGTTTTACACAATCCCAAAAAGACAATTTTCGCCGGGTTCGTTTTAGTGATCCTTACCATTCCGGTGTATCTGAGCCTGGGATCAGAGTTTATGCCACCTCTGGATGAAGAATCCCTTTTGTATATGCCGACTACGTTACCCGGAATCGGAGTCGCCGAAGCCCAAAAACTAATGACTGCGATGGATCAAAAACTCAAATCCGTTCCCGAAGTCAAAAAGGTTTTTGGAAAATCGGGGCGATCCGAGACCGCGACAGATTCGGCTCCATTCTCCATGATGGAAACCGTAATTCTTCTACATCCAAAAGAAGAATGGAGAAAAGCGGATCGATTTTATTCCTCTTGGCCTCGAATATTGCAATGGCCCTTTTTTCCATTTACATCGGAAAGGATCACCAAAGAAGAATTGGTAAAAATTCTCAACGAGCAGATGCAATTTCCCGGAGCGACTAACGCATGGACGATGCCGATCAAAGCGAGGATCGACATGCTCAGCACCGGAATGCGTACTCCGATTGGAATCAAAGTTTTAGGGGCCTCTTTGGAGGAAATCGAAAAGATCGGAATTCAGGTCGAATCAATTCTCAAAACGGTTCCGGAAACACGAAGTGCATTTGCGGAAAGAACCACGGGAGGTTATTACCTCGATGTCGAATTTAAACGACCAAGTTTAGCAAGATATAATATATCTGTAGACTCCGCTCAACAGATCGTAGTATCCGCAATTGGAGGAGAATCGATCACTCAAACCATAGAAGGAAGGGAAAGATTTTCGGTAAATCTTCGTTATCCGAGAGAGTTAAGAGATTCCGTGGAAAAGATGAAATCCATACTCGTCCCAACTTCAATCTTTGGTCATATCCCGCTCAACGAGATCGCGGAGATTAGGGTCAAAACCGGTCCGTCCATGATCCGGGATGAAAACGGATTTCTCGCTGGTTACGTCTACGTAGATCCGTCCACGACGGATATTGGAGGATACGTGGATCGGGCTAAAATTATAGTTTCGCAAAAAGTCCCGCTTCCGAGCGGTTATTCCATAGAATGGAGCGGCCAGTATGAAAACATGCTCCGAGTTCGGGAAAGAATGAAGTATGTCCTTCCGCTTACGATTTTTATTATATTCTTACTTTTGTATGCGAATACGAAATCGTATGCAAAAACTTTGATCATCCTTCTCGCGGTTCCGTTTTCACTGATAGGGGCGATAGGATTGTTGTATGTCCTTGACTATCATATTTCGGTAGCGGTTTGGGTCGGAATGATCGCTCTTATGGGGTTGGATGCGGAAACGGGGGTTTTTATGCTTCTTTATCTGGATCTTTCTTTTGAAGACGCCCGGAAAAAAGGGAGGTTGCGCAATCCGGAGGAATGGATCGACGCGGTCTTGCACGGCGCCGTCCATAGAGTACGACCCAAGATTATGACAGTACTAGCGGCGATGATGGGGTTGATGCCGATCCTTTGGTCGCACAGCACGGGTTCGGATTTGATGAAACGAATCGCGGCGCCGATGGTTGGAGGTCTTGTAACGAGCTTTATCTTAGAACTGTTAGTCTATCCTCCGATCTATTTACTTTGGAAACAAGGAGAACTTTTCTCGCTTCTAAAATTTAGAAATCAGGCGCAATGAAAACAAAATACTATGGAGTTTTACTCTTCGGTAGAAAACGTCAGTCCTCTTATCAAGGAAGCGATATCTTCCGAGTCCGAACCGAAAAGTCCAAAAAGCGAAAATGAAAACAAAATTCAGAAGAAAAAAAGTTTAAAGAGGGAAAAATCATGATTCAAAAAACAATTCAGATCCTTGTCCTAATAGGATTTTTATCTGGGGCCGCGATAACCGCGCAGGAAGGCGATCGCAAGGAGCACAAAGATTCAAAGAATCAACGGGAACATGGAAAAGATTCCGATCATTCCAAACACAAAGATTCCGGGAAAGAGAAAAATTCCGGCAGGGAACACGATCATTCTAAGATGAAAGAATCAAAAGGGAAGAAGTAAGTAACGAGCTGCGAGAGCAGAATGGTTACTTACGGAGAATAAATAAAAAAGCCGCCCGAAGGGCGGCTTTGAAACAGCGTTGAAAGAGAAATCCGATCAGCCGAATCTGTCACTCAACAATTTTACGACCTGATCAGGTCTCATGTTCGCTTGAGCAAGCATAGCCGAACCGCTCTTGGTAAGAATTTGGTTTCTTGTATAATCCACGATCTGTTCGGCCATATCCGCGTCCCTTACACGGCTTTCCGCAGCAACCATATTGACATAACTCGACTGTAATCCCTGGGATGTAATTTCCAAACGATTGTAGTATGCACCAAGATCCGCCCTTTGCTGATTCACCTTTGTGATCGCGTTGTCCAAAATCCCAATCATCGCATTCGCGCTCGCGGGAGAAGAGAGGGCTTGTTTTTTTCCGTTGGAAATCAACTGCAAACCGGTCGCATTCATGGAGTCGATAAATACATCCAGTTTTTCGTTTTGATTTGGCCCCACTTGCAATTGAATCGGTTTATTGGATTGTTTGGAATGATCTCCGGAAAGAGGTTTGATTCGGTTGAATTCCGCAGATTTTCCGATCCGATCCACTTCTTCGATCAACTGATCCACTTCCAACTGCACCAACTTTCGATCGTCATTGGAATAAATTCCATTGGATGTCTGGATGGAAAGTTCTCGGAGTCTCTGCAGAATGTTATTTACCTGTTCGAGGGTTCCTTCCGTCACTTGGATAAAGGAAACGCCGTCCATCACGTTACGCTCCGCTTGCGCGAGACCGCGGATCTGTGTCCGCATCTTTTCCGACATGGAAAAACCAAGAGCATCGTCCCCGGCACGGTTGATCCGTTGACCGGTGGAGAGTTTCTCCATAGTTTTATCCAATTCTTTATTTACGCTTTTGAGTACATTATTTGTACGGAGCGCGCTTATGTTGTGATTGATGATCATTGTCACAACCTCCCTGTATCGTGTTACCCGGATCCGTCCGGGCCGAAATT comes from the Leptospira sp. WS92.C1 genome and includes:
- a CDS encoding flagellin, encoding MIINHNISAIFAHRTLKFNSENMGKDIEKLSSGMRINRAGDDASGLAVSEKMRTQILGLRRAEMNTEDGMSLIQTTEGYLQETHEIVQRIRVLAVQAANGIYTEEDRQQIQVEVSQLVDEIDRIASQAEFNKMKLLTGAFARLNPTASMWFHMGANMHQRERVYIETMNTAALGLRNPTVLTFISLSTAGKANSVIGLADDALRSISKQRADLGAYYNRLEHAAKGLMNAYENIQAAESRIRDTDMAEQMTSFTRYQILTQAATAMLAQANMKPQTVLQLLK
- a CDS encoding TolC family protein produces the protein MSSLQIYLIILLFYFSFPIIGEGKDVHSVLELIAKEHPEAKSLGHLTHSHQSHTEASGILPDPRIGVAYRNFPTRNGYALNDRPLDTPTMTGVEVSLSQEFPFPGKLGSEQKISKYMEKEAGFSYLSGINRLLGDLLSKLNQYQRLQNKKILNGKIVQILSAQKNISESYYSSGNISLAGSLKATVAKTESFEKETEYDTNLKDLSSQLGYFQIEEKLTFSDLSSLNLEEYFQKNEFRILGLQGSLESFATENPEYKSFLTIEKRLKESAKLSKLSLLPETEVFVSYMNRRNQNFAIDRGPLDYRVMDTTEYRGDLFSFGINVRIPVWSALKWQSITGQYEREADAGKESAEKVKSQVISELHRNVELIRGYEKQIEILQKKLIPELERVVRANASLYVPGKASPQDILITQVEVINAQIRKEDLIERKNESILNVLRILSQIYTDPREGSHLGHENKGARL
- a CDS encoding efflux RND transporter periplasmic adaptor subunit yields the protein MKFPFRLTISIFLLSVFVWNCTKEKEIYYCPMHPTYTSDRPGTCPICNMDLVKKDHEEHNSSFASGSNTMNPSDTTKKVSTPQETDSQKSKNVLEDVSSNRELFLSLEKQQSIGIKTDSVLRRNLTKKISAYSSVAYDPELYTAIIEYREMLRSREFFPDTGSSLGGQNLQIRLRQLGLSTDQIRLWTSGKRDPSELILGGKSGRSHIYSQIYESDFSSVHVGLKILFKTNVYPDTTFHGTIRSIDTILDKNTRTLRLRSEVEDKQQKLKPQMFGNLEIQIPLKQTLSVPTSSILDTGAYKIVYVQTGPDRFLATSVKTGLNIGDWTEIKEGLKEGERVVSESTFLIDSEARIRFGSALHTH
- a CDS encoding ATP-binding protein, which produces MGRDLKDLEHSKELYEILVNQVSDSILVTDANLEYPGPTIIFANPAFCKMTGYELPELIGKTPRILQGPLTQRTLIQDLRKSLSQGGNFFGETVNYKKDGTSYNVELHISAIRDLQGKPIYYISIQRDITEKVKKGEFATRRLRLEMGITAATQILLSTSTELKILKYAMEQFLVFVDSERLYLFQNSPDENSADLYLEVLDPSRDSSKVEMIKKISYNEDHIRWKKIFLSGGYLQGNELDFSESERTFFEKRKIRSITLIPLFVSNRWFGFAGFENFKTTQVVKEEIFTIRTFIDLISVFLERKNILEELKIHREKLEVLVNHRTEELILQKEKAEKASRAKSEFLANMSHELRTPLNSIIGFSKLMHLPKEMERENQYKDLIFHSGVHLLNIINDILDLSRIEAGKLVLNRSDFDLKELISTSIQMISGEAITKRIRIGFQTIPEDGDFEIHADSKRIRQVLLNLLGNSIKFTKPPGDVTVFLQRVAEGDFEFSVQDSGIGIPEEETQKIFETFYQIKGENRGAFEGSGLGLSIVKKIVDAHQGSIRVESSSGKGSKFSILLPNPAAESRTASFETAQIMEVERPYPVELLTSPILIAVKDRIYDTAVVRYFQNQSQRYISIQNMKDFYKNGQKKLDSYTILLYDSLLLWEETEEVQSLRNWLQEVPKNRSLVLLETADIPLPFRENLLPFFPDYTIQNPFSLDKLKSILIEIQKERALGSRVEKET
- the ispH gene encoding 4-hydroxy-3-methylbut-2-enyl diphosphate reductase, whose protein sequence is MLEKIYLANPRGFCAGVKYAISYVEQVQANAAEQIYVRKEIVHNRRVVEDMKKRGILFINDLDEAPDGATVVFSAHGVAPSVVEAAKNRGMKIGDATCPLVTRVHRKARKIRDTHQIIYIGHEGHDEAIGTMGEAEMFLVESPEDVVALKNKINPDKPLTYLMQTTLSVADTRSVVDQISNTFPFVEHPAKDDICYATTERQEAVSQMMDIIDAMLVIGADNSSNSLRLLQLAQKSKPHSFKVTGADDLSKDYIQNNKIQILGLTAGASTPQVLVDEIISKLKTFYPNANVELFPGSREDSMNFKLPSNLLA